One Kribbella sp. NBC_00662 genomic region harbors:
- a CDS encoding neutral zinc metallopeptidase: MNTPCGSGPGRSFYCPTTHTIYMESPSVISFYKQNPTFGRMVGSFTMAHEYAHSVQWMTGLGEAYEKLRYDATSDGQLLLSRRLELQASCLGNVFLGSNRGSYGITGYAYQMWLYDVNNSGDRPPYPRDHGSTTSHGAWSRAAFASRNPASCNTWSASPARVS; this comes from the coding sequence GTGAACACACCGTGCGGCAGCGGACCAGGGCGCTCGTTCTACTGCCCGACGACCCACACCATCTATATGGAGTCGCCGTCGGTCATCTCGTTCTACAAGCAGAACCCGACGTTCGGCCGGATGGTCGGCAGCTTCACGATGGCGCACGAGTACGCGCACTCGGTCCAGTGGATGACAGGTCTCGGCGAGGCCTACGAGAAGCTCCGGTACGACGCGACCTCCGACGGGCAGCTGCTGCTGAGCAGAAGGCTCGAACTACAGGCCTCCTGTCTGGGCAACGTGTTCCTCGGCTCCAACCGGGGCAGCTACGGCATCACCGGGTACGCGTACCAGATGTGGCTGTACGACGTGAACAACAGCGGCGACCGTCCGCCGTACCCGCGGGACCACGGCAGTACGACCAGCCACGGCGCCTGGAGCCGGGCGGCCTTCGCGAGCCGTAACCCGGCCAGCTGCAACACCTGGTCGGCGTCACCCGCGCGGGTAAGTTGA
- a CDS encoding peptidase C39 family protein — protein MTSARSVTALIVGAVVLSAGTLPSEAVKVAPAREIAYRTWTSTTDFLAGDQFGTTVTDGALTFGTSTGTTSYVDPFGDGTAKSYDQTSWISPHVSTGFGLTELVASWNATTPPGTWVEVSMAGTTNLGAATKWYVLGRWSGGDDTAAGDIHRTSVPSQGDANGSVAVDTFQAASGKWLDRWQLKVTLYRLSGTTQSPVVRSVGAMASRLPSDKTVAVSPLGGAEGMVLDVPTYSQETHIGHYPQWDGGGEAWCSATSTAMVLDYWGAGPTAAETAWVDPSDPDPQVDHSARHVFDYSYDGAGNWPFNTAYAGSRGVDAFVTRLRSLTEAEQFIKAGIPLVASLSFKKGDLPGAGYGTNGHLMVIVGFDAAGNVVVNDPASHLIASDDQVRTTYDRAAFENAWVPHSGGLVYVIHPEGVALPPSPAPQHNW, from the coding sequence ATGACCAGCGCCCGTTCTGTTACCGCCCTGATCGTCGGGGCGGTTGTGCTCAGCGCCGGCACTCTGCCGAGCGAAGCCGTCAAGGTCGCCCCGGCCCGGGAGATCGCCTACCGCACGTGGACGTCGACCACCGATTTCCTGGCCGGCGACCAGTTCGGCACCACTGTCACCGACGGCGCCCTCACCTTCGGTACGTCGACCGGCACCACGTCGTACGTCGATCCGTTCGGCGACGGCACCGCCAAGAGCTACGACCAGACCAGCTGGATCTCGCCGCACGTCAGCACCGGCTTCGGGCTGACCGAGCTGGTGGCGTCCTGGAACGCGACCACCCCGCCCGGGACCTGGGTCGAAGTGTCGATGGCCGGTACGACGAACCTCGGCGCCGCCACCAAGTGGTACGTGCTCGGTCGCTGGTCCGGCGGCGACGACACCGCGGCCGGCGACATCCACCGGACCTCGGTGCCCAGTCAGGGCGACGCGAACGGATCCGTTGCCGTCGACACCTTCCAGGCCGCGTCCGGCAAGTGGCTGGACCGGTGGCAGCTCAAGGTCACGCTCTACCGGCTCAGCGGTACGACGCAGTCGCCGGTGGTCCGGTCCGTCGGGGCGATGGCGTCCCGGCTGCCGTCCGACAAGACCGTTGCCGTGAGCCCCCTCGGCGGCGCGGAGGGCATGGTGCTCGACGTACCGACGTACTCGCAGGAGACGCACATCGGCCACTACCCGCAGTGGGACGGCGGGGGCGAGGCCTGGTGCTCGGCGACGTCCACAGCGATGGTGCTGGACTACTGGGGCGCCGGTCCGACCGCGGCCGAGACCGCGTGGGTCGATCCGTCCGATCCGGATCCCCAGGTGGACCACTCCGCCCGGCACGTCTTCGACTACTCGTACGACGGTGCGGGCAACTGGCCGTTCAACACGGCGTACGCCGGGAGTCGTGGTGTGGACGCCTTCGTCACCCGGCTGCGGTCGCTGACCGAGGCCGAGCAGTTCATCAAGGCGGGGATCCCGCTGGTCGCCTCGCTGTCGTTCAAGAAGGGTGATCTGCCGGGTGCTGGGTACGGGACCAACGGGCACCTGATGGTGATCGTCGGGTTCGATGCCGCCGGCAACGTGGTGGTGAACGACCCGGCGTCGCATCTGATCGCCAGCGACGACCAGGTGCGGACCACGTACGACCGGGCTGCCTTCGAGAACGCTTGGGTCCCGCATTCGGGTGGGCTGGTCTATGTGATCCACCCGGAGGGTGTGGCGCTTCCGCCGAGCCCTGCTCCGCAGCACAACTGGTGA
- a CDS encoding DUF2207 domain-containing protein: protein MRLRLLGLSLCALGLLGLSAVPAGATSSSGTGAAADPVVTNYDSQVRVERDGLLRVAETWKLSNVNGTFTRFIVTRDHLPDDIDHVQEIGDLQVKAGGQDKKADVKTDGDVTSIAVPGIDSATTELDFSYTVKGAVATVLDGTEVRFAPLTGISIPIQQANVVYSVPEVSHVSCFAGPIDSNIPCTLAQIGETSGPTFQQTNLPPGNTVRMAVGFPKGQIAANSIVEYRHTFKRAFSTDAAQLITALAVLLLGALGLFALYRLRGRDQVDPRRVVPASLFSLGTDARINFSPPSDLRPGEVGTLIDERIDPVDVTATIIDLAVRGHITIIEQEHNTEYSRPDWELRRVSNAPSEELQRYENVLIRAVFGDADSVLVSELGRQVRANLEQVQDALYDGVVKRGWFSERPDRTRSLWATIGIATTVVGVIATVLLALLSTWGLLGIAITLVGIGLLVVGRYMPAKAPAAGRVLGQVAAIRGELLEMDVSELPTDQHAELCSRALPYAVVLGGSERWIDALVATDATPDEEDEGFTWYRGPRGWHLQYLPDSLRNLTTNLTGALFAR from the coding sequence ATGCGTCTACGTCTCCTCGGGCTCTCCCTGTGTGCCCTCGGCCTGCTCGGCCTGTCCGCTGTCCCGGCCGGCGCGACCAGCTCCTCCGGAACCGGCGCTGCCGCCGACCCGGTGGTGACCAACTACGACAGCCAGGTCCGGGTCGAACGTGACGGTCTGCTCCGGGTCGCCGAGACCTGGAAGCTCAGCAACGTGAACGGGACCTTCACCCGGTTCATCGTCACCCGGGATCACCTGCCCGACGACATCGACCACGTCCAGGAGATCGGCGACCTGCAGGTCAAGGCCGGCGGCCAGGACAAGAAGGCGGACGTCAAGACCGACGGCGACGTCACGTCGATCGCGGTTCCCGGCATCGACAGCGCTACGACGGAGCTCGACTTCTCGTACACGGTCAAGGGTGCGGTGGCAACGGTCCTCGACGGCACCGAGGTGCGGTTCGCGCCGCTGACCGGGATCAGCATCCCGATCCAGCAGGCGAACGTGGTCTACAGCGTCCCTGAGGTTTCGCACGTCTCCTGCTTCGCCGGCCCGATCGACAGCAACATCCCGTGCACGCTGGCGCAGATCGGCGAGACGTCCGGTCCGACCTTCCAGCAGACCAACCTGCCGCCGGGCAACACGGTCCGGATGGCGGTCGGCTTCCCGAAGGGCCAGATCGCGGCCAACTCGATCGTCGAGTACCGCCACACCTTCAAGCGTGCTTTCTCCACCGATGCCGCACAGCTGATCACCGCGCTGGCCGTGCTGCTGCTCGGCGCGCTCGGACTGTTCGCCCTGTACCGGCTGCGCGGCCGCGACCAGGTCGACCCGCGCCGCGTCGTACCGGCGTCGCTGTTCAGCCTCGGGACCGATGCCCGGATCAACTTCTCGCCGCCTTCGGACCTGCGGCCCGGCGAGGTCGGCACGCTGATCGACGAGCGAATCGACCCGGTCGACGTGACCGCGACGATCATCGACCTGGCCGTCCGCGGACACATCACGATCATCGAGCAGGAGCACAACACGGAGTACTCCCGTCCGGACTGGGAGCTGCGCCGGGTCTCGAACGCGCCGTCGGAAGAGCTGCAGCGCTACGAGAACGTGCTGATCCGGGCGGTCTTCGGCGACGCCGACTCGGTGCTGGTCTCCGAGCTCGGCCGTCAGGTCCGTGCGAACCTCGAGCAGGTGCAGGACGCGCTGTACGACGGCGTGGTCAAGCGCGGCTGGTTCAGCGAGCGCCCGGACCGGACTCGGTCGCTGTGGGCAACGATCGGTATCGCCACCACTGTGGTCGGCGTGATCGCGACCGTCCTGCTCGCGCTGCTGTCGACCTGGGGTCTGCTCGGCATCGCGATCACCCTGGTCGGTATCGGACTGCTCGTCGTCGGTCGCTACATGCCGGCCAAGGCACCGGCCGCCGGCCGCGTCCTCGGTCAGGTCGCCGCGATCCGCGGGGAGCTGCTGGAGATGGACGTCAGCGAACTGCCGACCGACCAGCACGCCGAGCTCTGCTCGCGCGCTCTGCCGTACGCCGTCGTACTGGGCGGCTCGGAGCGCTGGATCGACGCACTGGTCGCCACCGACGCCACGCCGGACGAAGAGGACGAGGGCTTCACCTGGTACCGCGGTCCGCGCGGCTGGCACCTGCAGTACCTGCCGGACTCGCTCCGCAACCTCACCACGAACCTGACGGGCGCACTGTTCGCCCGCTAG
- a CDS encoding neutral zinc metallopeptidase: MSGNQWGPPPGQQYPPQQPPPWQPGPGQQAPGYGGPPPYQGSPYQGPGQPFQGQPFHGQPQFGWGAPPGGPRPPKKGRGGVIAVFVVLGVVVAGVIGLRIASSILKGDGDPSYAEPTTTSSYSPSTEPSTEPSGQPSTRPTVRPTTTQPTTQAPLPTTSRSTTSTPKTNPGPSDTDLVLRNKLYKAGAMRSVNCKESGSRQSTAAGARANYKNLLACLNKAWAPLIAKAGGRVKSPNVITFSGTVQSPCGAHSDSGPPFYCGTNDTIYMNLTQDVGNYNRYTQSYSKVWARMWMLHQFAHEYGHHVQNQTGILQAYARLRYERATYAQELQDSRRLELQASCFSDIFIGSNRRSYPITGQSLVQWRWLIANTIDNGHDHGAPPIHNYWALRGWNGRNPNACNTWAASAAQVS; the protein is encoded by the coding sequence GTGTCAGGCAACCAATGGGGTCCACCGCCCGGGCAGCAGTACCCGCCGCAGCAGCCACCGCCGTGGCAGCCGGGTCCGGGTCAGCAGGCGCCGGGGTACGGCGGACCGCCGCCGTACCAGGGGTCGCCTTATCAGGGGCCGGGGCAACCGTTCCAGGGACAGCCGTTTCACGGGCAGCCGCAGTTCGGCTGGGGCGCCCCACCCGGTGGACCGCGACCGCCGAAGAAGGGTCGCGGCGGAGTGATCGCGGTGTTCGTGGTCCTCGGTGTCGTGGTGGCCGGAGTGATCGGGCTGAGGATCGCCTCGTCGATCCTGAAGGGCGACGGCGACCCGTCGTACGCCGAGCCGACGACCACGTCGTCGTACAGCCCCAGCACCGAGCCGTCGACCGAGCCGTCCGGGCAGCCGAGCACCAGGCCCACTGTCAGGCCGACCACGACCCAGCCGACCACGCAGGCGCCGCTGCCGACCACGTCCCGTTCGACGACCAGTACGCCGAAGACCAACCCCGGCCCGAGTGACACCGACCTGGTGCTGCGGAACAAGCTTTACAAGGCCGGCGCGATGAGGTCGGTGAACTGCAAGGAGTCCGGGTCCCGGCAGAGCACCGCGGCCGGCGCCCGGGCCAACTACAAGAACCTGCTGGCCTGCTTGAACAAGGCGTGGGCGCCGCTGATCGCCAAAGCCGGCGGCCGGGTCAAGTCGCCGAACGTGATCACGTTCAGCGGCACCGTGCAGTCGCCGTGCGGGGCGCACAGCGACTCCGGGCCGCCGTTCTACTGCGGCACCAACGACACGATCTACATGAACCTCACCCAGGACGTCGGGAACTACAACAGGTACACCCAGTCGTACAGCAAGGTCTGGGCGCGGATGTGGATGCTGCATCAGTTCGCCCACGAGTACGGGCACCACGTGCAGAACCAGACCGGGATCCTGCAGGCGTACGCGCGGCTCCGGTACGAGCGGGCGACGTACGCGCAGGAGCTGCAGGACAGCCGGCGGCTGGAGCTGCAGGCGTCCTGCTTCTCCGACATCTTCATCGGCTCGAACCGGCGCAGCTACCCGATCACCGGGCAGTCGCTGGTCCAGTGGCGGTGGCTGATCGCCAACACGATCGACAACGGGCACGACCACGGCGCCCCGCCGATCCACAACTACTGGGCACTGCGCGGATGGAACGGGCGCAACCCGAACGCATGCAACACCTGGGCCGCATCGGCGGCGCAGGTGAGCTAG
- a CDS encoding GNAT family N-acetyltransferase yields the protein MSYTLPIETDRLTLRRYIETDYDDLLKLQSNPDVTRYLLYDVRTPEQVKEALAGRMADVAMDRDGQALTAAVILRDTGRHLGEVVLFLNSVEQRTGELGYVFHPESAGHGYATEATAELLRVGFDELGMHRIIARLDARNDASAKLLKRLGLRQEAHFVQNEYLKDEWTDELVFAMLKDEWDKRS from the coding sequence GTGAGCTACACGCTGCCGATCGAGACCGACCGCCTGACATTGCGCCGCTACATCGAGACCGATTACGACGACCTGCTGAAGCTGCAGTCGAATCCGGACGTCACCCGTTACCTGCTGTACGACGTACGGACGCCCGAGCAGGTCAAGGAGGCGCTCGCCGGCCGGATGGCCGACGTTGCGATGGACCGCGACGGTCAAGCGCTCACCGCCGCGGTCATCCTCCGCGACACCGGCCGCCACCTCGGTGAGGTCGTGCTGTTCCTGAACAGCGTCGAGCAGCGCACCGGCGAGCTCGGGTACGTCTTCCACCCGGAGTCGGCCGGTCACGGGTACGCGACCGAGGCCACGGCCGAACTGCTCCGCGTCGGGTTCGACGAGCTCGGCATGCACCGGATCATCGCCCGGCTGGACGCCCGCAACGACGCGTCCGCCAAGCTGCTCAAGCGCCTCGGCCTGCGCCAGGAGGCGCATTTCGTGCAGAACGAATACCTCAAGGACGAGTGGACCGACGAACTGGTCTTCGCCATGCTCAAGGACGAGTGGGACAAGCGTTCGTAA
- the rlmB gene encoding 23S rRNA (guanosine(2251)-2'-O)-methyltransferase RlmB produces the protein MPGSSQRKGAIRKKPKGNPTAGSGGRVRRGLEGRGPTPKAVDRVKHPAHKRAKAAERAKERERAPRRQQRKDNDASVEWVYGRNPVVEALRAGVPASALHVAEGTERDARLREALLVAVETGVSVLEVPRTELDRVTAGGSHQGVALQIPPYEYAHPDDLVARAHDLGEVPLIVALDGVTDPRNLGAITRSAAAFGAHGVVVPERRTASMSASAWKTSAGAAARIPVARAGNLNRALKSYKDAGLLIIGLDMDGAIELPEFEAATEPVVLVIGSEGKGLARLVRENCDLIVSIPMTSATESLNAGIAAGVTLYEISRRRAG, from the coding sequence GTGCCAGGCAGTAGTCAGCGCAAGGGCGCCATCCGGAAGAAGCCGAAGGGCAACCCCACGGCCGGGTCCGGCGGGCGGGTTCGCCGCGGTCTCGAGGGCAGGGGCCCGACGCCGAAGGCGGTGGACCGGGTCAAGCACCCCGCGCACAAGCGGGCGAAGGCCGCGGAGCGGGCCAAGGAGCGGGAGCGCGCGCCGCGGCGCCAGCAGCGCAAGGACAACGACGCGAGCGTCGAGTGGGTGTACGGGCGTAACCCGGTGGTCGAGGCGCTGCGGGCCGGCGTACCGGCGTCGGCTCTGCACGTGGCCGAGGGCACGGAGCGGGACGCCCGCCTGCGCGAGGCGCTGCTGGTCGCGGTCGAGACCGGTGTCTCGGTTCTCGAGGTGCCGCGGACGGAGCTCGACCGGGTCACTGCGGGCGGTTCGCACCAGGGCGTCGCGCTGCAGATCCCGCCGTACGAGTATGCGCACCCCGACGACCTGGTGGCCCGGGCGCACGACCTGGGCGAGGTGCCGCTGATCGTTGCGCTCGACGGCGTGACGGATCCGCGCAACCTCGGCGCGATCACCCGGTCGGCGGCCGCGTTCGGCGCGCACGGTGTCGTCGTACCGGAGCGTCGTACGGCGTCGATGTCCGCCTCGGCCTGGAAGACGTCCGCGGGCGCCGCGGCCCGGATCCCTGTCGCTCGTGCCGGCAACCTCAACCGGGCGCTCAAGTCCTACAAGGACGCCGGACTGCTGATCATCGGCCTGGACATGGACGGTGCCATCGAGCTCCCGGAGTTCGAGGCCGCCACCGAGCCCGTGGTCCTGGTCATCGGCTCCGAGGGCAAGGGCCTGGCCCGCCTGGTCCGCGAGAACTGCGACCTGATCGTCTCGATCCCGATGACGTCAGCCACCGAGTCGCTGAACGCCGGTATCGCCGCCGGCGTCACCCTGTACGAGATCTCCCGCCGCCGCGCGGGCTGA
- the cysS gene encoding cysteine--tRNA ligase, protein MTLRLYDTATAAVRDFEPVHPGKVGIYHCGLTVQGAPHVGHIYKEVVFDVLRRWLERSGYDVTVIANVTDIEDKILAKSADRGVPWWAHAYEFERELHWAYDVLGCRPPTYEPRATGHIPEMIELIEQLIADGHAYVAPDGSGDVYFDVKSWPTYGALSHQKIDDMEAAEDADPRGKRDPRDFALWKGWTEATPRTASWPAPWGRGRPGWHIECSAMAGKYLGEEFDIHGGGLDLRFPHHENELAQSTAVGQKFARFWMHNALVTTAGEKMSKSMGNSAVVRNVVERVRPIELRYYLVQSHYRSVVEFSFEALDEAAKSFQRIDGFITRAVEVTGGVEPAAELPAEFETAMDDDLGTPAAIAVLHNTVRDGNKLVADGDSVLLRETLASVRGMLGVLGLDPLAEPWVSRTGGSDELTEVVDGLVKALLEQRQSARERKDFAAADAVRDRLKALGVVVEDTPQGPRWSLASTDEGS, encoded by the coding sequence GTGACACTTCGTTTGTACGACACCGCGACAGCAGCAGTGCGAGATTTCGAGCCGGTCCACCCGGGCAAGGTCGGGATCTACCACTGTGGGCTGACGGTGCAGGGTGCCCCGCATGTCGGGCACATCTACAAGGAAGTGGTCTTCGACGTCCTGCGGCGCTGGCTGGAGCGATCCGGCTACGACGTCACCGTGATCGCGAACGTGACCGACATCGAGGACAAGATCCTCGCCAAGTCGGCCGACCGGGGCGTCCCGTGGTGGGCGCACGCCTACGAGTTCGAGCGCGAGCTGCACTGGGCGTACGACGTCCTCGGCTGCCGCCCGCCGACGTACGAGCCGCGCGCCACCGGGCACATCCCGGAGATGATCGAGCTGATCGAGCAGCTGATCGCGGACGGGCACGCGTACGTCGCTCCGGACGGATCCGGTGACGTGTACTTCGACGTGAAGTCCTGGCCGACGTACGGCGCTCTGTCCCATCAGAAGATCGACGACATGGAAGCGGCCGAGGACGCCGACCCCCGCGGCAAGCGGGACCCGCGCGACTTCGCGCTGTGGAAGGGCTGGACCGAGGCCACGCCGCGGACCGCTTCCTGGCCGGCGCCGTGGGGACGCGGCCGCCCGGGCTGGCACATCGAGTGCTCGGCGATGGCCGGCAAGTACCTCGGCGAGGAGTTCGACATCCACGGCGGCGGGCTCGACCTGCGATTCCCGCACCACGAGAACGAGCTGGCCCAGTCGACCGCGGTCGGGCAGAAGTTCGCCCGGTTCTGGATGCACAACGCGCTCGTCACCACGGCCGGCGAGAAGATGTCGAAGTCGATGGGCAACAGCGCCGTCGTGCGGAACGTGGTCGAGCGGGTCCGCCCGATCGAGCTGCGCTACTACCTCGTGCAGTCGCACTACCGGTCGGTGGTGGAGTTCTCGTTCGAGGCGCTCGACGAGGCCGCGAAGAGCTTCCAGCGGATCGACGGTTTCATCACCCGGGCGGTCGAGGTGACCGGCGGGGTCGAGCCGGCCGCGGAGCTGCCGGCGGAGTTCGAGACCGCGATGGACGACGACCTGGGTACGCCGGCGGCGATCGCCGTACTGCACAACACCGTCCGGGACGGCAACAAGCTCGTCGCCGACGGGGACTCGGTCCTGCTGCGGGAGACGCTCGCGTCGGTGCGCGGGATGCTCGGGGTGCTCGGGCTGGACCCGCTGGCCGAGCCGTGGGTGTCGCGCACCGGTGGCAGCGACGAGCTCACCGAGGTCGTCGACGGGTTGGTGAAGGCCCTGCTCGAGCAGCGGCAGTCCGCCCGCGAACGCAAGGACTTTGCCGCCGCGGACGCCGTCCGCGACCGGCTGAAGGCGCTCGGCGTCGTCGTCGAGGACACCCCGCAAGGGCCGAGATGGTCCCTTGCATCAACAGACGAAGGAAGCTGA
- a CDS encoding S1 family peptidase, which yields MSPFRRTTALLAAAGLAAAGLLASQASAAPVNPATLSASAITSTLSKDATIPGTAWQTDPNGRIIVSYDDTVTGAKLSKLTSVTKQFGSRVTLEKMSGKLTKYIAGGDAIYGGQYRCSLGFNVRSGSTYYFLTAGHCGNIASSWYSNSSKTTLLGTTYGSSFPGNDYAIVKYSTSYTNHPGTVDLYNGSSQDITSAGNATVGQAVKRSGSTTGVHSGTVQAVNATVNYAEGTVTGLIRTNVCAEGGDSGGALFAGTVALGLTSGGSGNCSSGGTTYFQPVTEALSRYGVSVY from the coding sequence ATGTCCCCATTCCGCCGTACCACCGCTCTCCTGGCCGCGGCCGGGCTTGCTGCCGCCGGACTTCTGGCGTCACAAGCCTCGGCCGCACCGGTCAACCCCGCCACCCTGTCCGCATCCGCGATCACGTCGACGTTGAGCAAGGACGCGACGATCCCGGGTACAGCCTGGCAGACCGACCCGAACGGCCGGATCATCGTGTCGTACGACGACACCGTCACCGGCGCGAAGCTGTCGAAGCTGACCAGCGTGACCAAGCAGTTCGGTAGCCGGGTCACGCTCGAGAAGATGTCCGGCAAGCTGACGAAGTACATCGCCGGCGGCGACGCCATCTACGGCGGGCAGTACCGCTGCTCGCTCGGCTTCAACGTGCGCAGCGGCAGCACGTACTACTTCCTGACCGCGGGTCACTGCGGCAACATCGCGTCCAGCTGGTACTCGAACTCCAGCAAGACCACCCTGCTCGGCACGACGTACGGGTCGAGCTTCCCGGGTAACGACTACGCGATCGTCAAGTACAGCACGTCGTACACGAACCACCCCGGCACGGTGGATCTGTACAACGGCAGCTCGCAGGACATCACGTCCGCCGGCAACGCGACTGTTGGCCAGGCGGTCAAGCGCAGCGGTAGCACCACCGGTGTGCACAGCGGCACGGTCCAGGCAGTGAACGCCACGGTGAACTACGCCGAGGGCACCGTCACCGGCCTGATCCGCACCAACGTCTGCGCCGAAGGCGGCGACTCCGGCGGCGCGCTGTTCGCCGGCACGGTAGCCCTCGGCCTCACCTCCGGCGGCTCGGGCAACTGCTCCTCCGGCGGCACGACCTACTTCCAGCCCGTCACCGAAGCACTCTCCCGCTACGGCGTGAGCGTGTACTGA
- a CDS encoding lysozyme, which yields MTLGLLLASIGSAQANAESTGSHQPTAQARQHGIEKAGDAYMGWVQNTTTMTAAPAVMAPAASVEGIDVSSHQGNVDWTAQWNAGKRFAYTKATEGNYYTNPYFAQQYNGSYNVGMIRGAYHFATPNDSSGANQATYFLAHGGGWSRDGKTLPGALDIEYNPYGATCYGLSAASMVAWIRDFANTYKARTGRDVPIYTNLDWWSRCTGNSTAFNSTNPLWVAKYASSPGTLPGGWPFHTIWQYSSTPIDQDRFNGDMSRLQALANG from the coding sequence GTGACTCTTGGCCTCTTGCTGGCCTCGATCGGCTCCGCCCAAGCAAACGCAGAAAGCACCGGCTCGCACCAGCCGACCGCCCAGGCCCGTCAGCACGGCATCGAGAAAGCCGGCGACGCCTATATGGGCTGGGTACAGAACACCACCACCATGACCGCGGCTCCGGCCGTGATGGCGCCGGCCGCCAGCGTCGAAGGTATCGACGTGTCCAGCCATCAGGGCAACGTCGACTGGACCGCGCAGTGGAACGCCGGCAAGCGGTTCGCCTACACGAAGGCGACCGAAGGCAACTACTACACGAACCCGTACTTCGCCCAGCAGTACAACGGTTCCTACAACGTCGGGATGATCCGCGGCGCGTACCACTTCGCCACGCCGAACGACTCCAGCGGCGCCAACCAGGCCACGTACTTCCTGGCCCACGGCGGAGGCTGGTCCAGGGACGGCAAGACGCTGCCGGGTGCGCTCGACATCGAGTACAACCCGTACGGCGCCACTTGCTACGGACTGAGCGCGGCGTCGATGGTCGCGTGGATCCGGGACTTCGCCAACACCTACAAGGCACGCACCGGCCGGGACGTGCCGATCTACACCAACCTGGACTGGTGGAGCCGCTGCACCGGTAACAGCACCGCATTCAACTCCACCAACCCGCTGTGGGTGGCGAAGTACGCCTCCTCGCCGGGAACGCTGCCCGGCGGCTGGCCCTTCCACACCATCTGGCAGTACAGCTCGACGCCGATCGACCAGGACCGCTTCAACGGCGACATGTCCCGGCTGCAGGCACTCGCGAACGGCTAA
- a CDS encoding neutral zinc metallopeptidase, whose product MGQPVQQAPTWQYPPIPIPQPPGGRRRRKKKASRGLLIGLVVLAVLVVGSGITLIVRSIGGGDDPQAKNSPTAPVSESSSSPSESPSTSPSPSTPRGPTVDEVVKGSALYKIGPVAASKCAEPPFAPVTVAAAQQYYNRLLPCLNRTWWLAMKKANLPFRNPKAVVYAGKTPSPCGIQRSVRAAYCAANETIYLPFAVDNGYYRTNPVYARAVMLNTFAHEYGHHVQKLSGILASSMSRQQSMTPNQKLLESRRRELQATCLGAVYLGANAAFTPMNGPLLANWKFLISHSGDDYARPRVHDHGNRVSNYQWSITGYNSKKPDACNTFTAADVRLN is encoded by the coding sequence ATGGGTCAGCCTGTTCAGCAAGCGCCGACCTGGCAGTACCCGCCGATCCCTATCCCGCAGCCCCCGGGCGGCCGCCGTCGTCGTAAGAAGAAGGCCTCGCGCGGTCTCCTGATCGGCCTGGTCGTCCTCGCCGTGCTCGTGGTCGGCTCCGGCATCACCCTCATCGTCCGCAGCATCGGCGGCGGCGACGACCCGCAGGCCAAAAACAGCCCGACGGCACCCGTGTCCGAGTCCTCCTCGTCGCCGTCCGAGTCCCCGTCGACGTCCCCCAGCCCGTCCACGCCCCGCGGCCCGACGGTCGACGAGGTCGTGAAGGGCAGCGCGCTCTACAAGATCGGCCCGGTCGCCGCATCGAAGTGCGCGGAACCGCCGTTCGCCCCCGTCACGGTCGCCGCGGCGCAGCAGTACTACAACCGCCTGCTGCCCTGCCTCAACCGCACCTGGTGGCTGGCGATGAAGAAGGCCAACCTCCCGTTCCGCAACCCCAAGGCCGTCGTGTACGCCGGCAAGACGCCGTCACCGTGCGGGATCCAGCGCAGCGTCCGTGCGGCGTACTGCGCTGCCAACGAGACGATCTACCTGCCGTTCGCCGTGGACAACGGGTACTACCGGACCAACCCGGTCTACGCCCGCGCTGTCATGCTGAACACGTTCGCCCACGAGTACGGGCACCACGTGCAGAAGCTGAGCGGGATCCTCGCCTCGTCGATGTCCCGGCAGCAGTCGATGACGCCGAACCAGAAGCTGCTCGAGAGCCGCCGGCGCGAACTGCAGGCGACCTGCCTGGGCGCCGTCTACCTCGGCGCGAACGCGGCCTTCACCCCGATGAACGGCCCCCTGCTCGCGAACTGGAAGTTCCTGATCTCCCACTCCGGTGACGACTACGCCCGGCCGCGCGTACACGACCACGGCAACCGGGTGAGCAACTACCAGTGGTCGATCACCGGCTACAACAGCAAGAAGCCGGACGCCTGCAACACGTTCACCGCAGCAGACGTCCGGCTCAACTAG